The following proteins are co-located in the Maridesulfovibrio sp. genome:
- the mrdA gene encoding penicillin-binding protein 2: MSLYESKTQQPPKNGLLLLQGLILLLFCIFALRFWYLQIHKGEYFSEQARNNQLRQDNLYAPRGLIRDRNGQLLAVNEPAYALGIVREDCKDLDATLKTVSKWTGVELAEIEKVFKKSRRRVKPFEPLILVPNLTFEQVAVIEANSLHWPGLEVVVRPRRKYLQGPLLSHVLGYVSEVDEAELEEDSDLAVGDYVGKQGLESVLEKRFRGVKGRRQSEVDATGRRLKQRILNPPIAGEDIDLSIDLGLQELGGKLLEGKAGAVVVMNPDNGQILAFVSAPSYDNNAFTDGLSQKQWVALRDDPRTPLQNRVIQSVYPPGSVFKMTVAGAGLHYGMITPEDTVYCPGHMKLGKYVFRCWRKGGHGETDLEKSLVESCDVYYYKLGLKLGVDRLSEFAFAAGFGKPTGISLPHEKGGLIPTRDWKKRRFGDIWHPGENLNFSIGQGYTLVTPLQVARSISSLINGGKLLRPQLLAGEPAEEQGELPLTDKQREIIRKAMIKTVDGQRGTARRLRMKGVVVGGKTGTAQVVKLTDELKKMKDEDIPYKYRDHAWMASFAEKGTQRYVVVCMVEHGLHGSSGAGPIVKSIYEYLFKEKKEKK, translated from the coding sequence ATGAGCCTGTATGAATCCAAAACCCAGCAACCTCCCAAGAACGGATTGTTGCTTTTGCAGGGGCTTATTCTGCTCCTGTTTTGCATTTTTGCACTGCGTTTCTGGTACTTACAGATACATAAGGGCGAATATTTTTCCGAACAGGCCCGCAATAACCAGTTGCGTCAGGACAATCTATATGCCCCGCGCGGACTGATCAGGGACCGTAACGGTCAGCTTCTGGCTGTAAACGAACCTGCCTATGCGCTCGGAATTGTCCGCGAAGACTGTAAGGATCTCGATGCCACTTTGAAAACCGTTTCCAAGTGGACCGGTGTTGAACTGGCTGAAATCGAGAAAGTTTTCAAAAAGTCCAGGCGCAGGGTCAAGCCCTTCGAACCTCTCATTCTTGTTCCCAACCTTACTTTTGAACAGGTGGCAGTGATTGAAGCCAATTCGCTGCACTGGCCCGGTCTTGAAGTTGTTGTCCGTCCCCGGCGTAAATATTTGCAGGGGCCGCTCCTTTCTCACGTCCTCGGATATGTGTCAGAGGTTGATGAGGCGGAACTGGAAGAGGATTCTGATTTGGCTGTAGGCGATTATGTCGGAAAGCAGGGTCTTGAGTCTGTGCTGGAAAAAAGGTTCCGGGGGGTCAAGGGCCGCAGGCAGAGCGAGGTCGATGCCACCGGACGGAGACTCAAGCAGCGCATTCTTAATCCGCCAATTGCCGGGGAGGATATCGATCTTTCAATTGATCTCGGCTTGCAGGAATTAGGTGGAAAGCTGCTTGAAGGAAAAGCCGGCGCAGTAGTGGTCATGAATCCTGATAACGGCCAGATTCTGGCTTTTGTCAGTGCTCCTTCATACGACAACAATGCATTCACTGACGGCCTCAGCCAGAAACAGTGGGTTGCCTTGCGTGATGATCCGCGTACACCGTTGCAAAACAGGGTTATCCAGTCGGTATATCCTCCGGGATCGGTTTTTAAGATGACTGTTGCCGGGGCTGGGTTGCATTACGGGATGATTACTCCTGAAGATACTGTTTATTGTCCCGGACATATGAAGCTCGGTAAATATGTTTTCCGTTGCTGGCGAAAGGGCGGGCATGGTGAAACAGACCTTGAAAAGTCGTTGGTTGAATCATGTGACGTCTATTATTACAAGCTCGGACTTAAGCTCGGTGTCGACAGGCTCAGTGAATTTGCCTTTGCCGCCGGATTCGGTAAGCCCACAGGAATTTCACTTCCGCATGAAAAAGGCGGCTTGATCCCGACCCGTGATTGGAAAAAACGGCGCTTCGGTGATATCTGGCATCCGGGTGAGAATCTCAACTTTTCCATTGGACAGGGATATACTCTGGTAACCCCCTTGCAAGTGGCCCGCTCCATTTCATCGCTCATTAATGGAGGCAAGCTGCTTCGTCCCCAGCTTCTGGCCGGTGAACCGGCTGAAGAGCAGGGCGAGCTTCCGCTTACAGACAAACAACGTGAAATAATTCGCAAGGCCATGATCAAAACAGTTGATGGTCAACGGGGGACTGCCCGCAGGCTGCGCATGAAAGGGGTTGTTGTAGGCGGAAAGACAGGCACCGCACAGGTAGTTAAGCTTACTGATGAGCTTAAAAAAATGAAGGATGAAGATATCCCCTATAAATACAGGGACCATGCCTGGATGGCCAGTTTTGCTGAAAAAGGGACCCAGCGCTATGTGGTGGTCTGCATGGTGGAGCATGGATTGCACGGAAGCTCCGGCGCCGGTCCGATAGTAAAATCCATCTATGAGTATCTTTTCAAAGAAAAGAAGGAAAAGAAATAA
- a CDS encoding F0F1 ATP synthase subunit delta: MTGNIVSRRYAKALFSVGQKQGETDLAAYGKALSELSQILEESPEALRLFQNPVFSADEKKAVLEKLLEKTSAGPVVKNFCSLLADKGRLPVIPEIASDFAGMLDNVQGVVRGKLVTAIKLTVKRQKEIQDRLEEQLKSKLELEFAMDKDILGGVVLKVGDKVLDASIRAQLQMMKEQIKRGV, from the coding sequence ATGACCGGGAACATAGTCTCACGCAGATACGCCAAGGCGCTGTTCTCCGTTGGCCAGAAGCAGGGAGAAACTGACCTTGCGGCGTATGGTAAGGCACTGTCCGAGTTGTCCCAGATACTGGAGGAATCCCCGGAGGCCCTGAGGCTCTTCCAGAATCCTGTTTTCAGTGCGGATGAAAAGAAAGCCGTGCTTGAAAAACTGCTTGAGAAGACCTCGGCAGGACCTGTGGTTAAAAACTTTTGCAGCCTTCTGGCCGACAAAGGACGTCTGCCGGTTATTCCCGAGATCGCAAGCGACTTCGCAGGAATGCTGGACAACGTTCAGGGTGTCGTCCGTGGCAAACTGGTGACTGCAATCAAGCTGACCGTTAAGCGTCAGAAAGAAATTCAAGACCGTCTTGAAGAACAACTGAAAAGCAAACTTGAGCTCGAGTTTGCTATGGATAAAGACATCCTCGGAGGTGTTGTTCTCAAGGTAGGCGATAAAGTTCTTGATGCAAGCATTCGCGCACAGCTGCAAATGATGAAAGAACAGATTAAAAGGGGTGTGTAG
- a CDS encoding polymer-forming cytoskeletal protein — MAKDEINAFLGSGTDYQGKLNFQGAVRIDGNFNGEVESEGTLVVGREAKVEGVLRVGQLVLSGRVTGEVYAGEKAVLHKTANLQGNLVTPTLVVEEGAVLEGRVTMSSSSSSATETETEEIS, encoded by the coding sequence ATGGCAAAAGATGAAATAAATGCATTCTTAGGCAGCGGAACCGATTATCAGGGTAAGCTGAACTTTCAGGGTGCAGTACGTATTGACGGTAATTTCAACGGTGAAGTTGAATCCGAGGGAACTCTGGTCGTAGGCCGCGAAGCGAAGGTTGAAGGCGTTTTGCGTGTAGGTCAGCTTGTTCTTAGCGGGCGTGTGACAGGTGAGGTTTATGCTGGCGAAAAGGCAGTCCTGCATAAGACTGCAAATCTGCAGGGCAACCTGGTCACCCCCACATTGGTAGTGGAAGAAGGTGCGGTTCTGGAAGGGCGTGTAACCATGAGTTCTAGCTCGTCTTCTGCAACTGAAACAGAAACAGAAGAAATTAGTTAA
- a CDS encoding F0F1 ATP synthase subunit gamma produces the protein MASLKDVQNQIVSIKKTKQITKAMNMVASAKLRGAQDRIERFRPYADKFYEMLGDLAAGADSSVHPLLEVHEEIKTVGIVLTTSDRGLCGSFNANMINAALKLAAAKKAEGKAVKFYCVGKKGAAAVKKTEFEIIEAYTDDMSSFDFNLAASIGNKVIDAYLAEDLDEVFLVFGKFVNVGSQPPETLQILPMSSDAAGEEAESGASSEYIYEPSVEGLLAELLPRFVKVQVYRGLLDTSCSEHAARMAAMDNASRACDDMTETLTLLYNKTRQAAITADLMDIVGGAEALKG, from the coding sequence ATGGCTTCTCTTAAGGATGTCCAAAACCAAATCGTCAGTATTAAAAAGACTAAGCAGATTACCAAAGCCATGAACATGGTTGCGTCGGCTAAACTGCGTGGTGCTCAGGACAGAATTGAGCGCTTCCGCCCCTACGCAGACAAGTTCTATGAAATGCTTGGCGATCTGGCAGCAGGCGCGGATTCCTCCGTTCACCCGTTGCTCGAAGTCCACGAAGAGATCAAGACCGTAGGTATCGTACTTACTACCTCTGATCGCGGACTTTGCGGTAGTTTTAATGCGAATATGATAAATGCAGCCCTTAAACTGGCTGCTGCAAAGAAGGCTGAAGGTAAAGCTGTAAAGTTTTACTGCGTAGGTAAAAAAGGCGCTGCCGCCGTTAAGAAGACTGAGTTCGAAATCATTGAAGCATATACTGATGATATGAGCTCCTTCGACTTTAACCTTGCTGCATCCATCGGTAACAAAGTTATCGACGCCTACCTTGCTGAAGATCTTGATGAGGTTTTCCTCGTCTTCGGTAAATTTGTAAACGTTGGCAGCCAGCCACCGGAAACCCTCCAGATCCTGCCCATGTCTTCAGACGCCGCAGGTGAAGAAGCTGAATCCGGTGCTAGCAGCGAATACATTTACGAACCTTCCGTTGAAGGCCTTCTCGCGGAGCTGCTGCCCCGTTTTGTTAAAGTTCAGGTTTACCGCGGTCTGCTCGACACATCCTGCAGTGAACACGCTGCACGTATGGCTGCCATGGATAACGCATCCAGAGCATGCGACGATATGACCGAGACTCTGACTCTGCTTTACAACAAAACCAGGCAGGCCGCTATTACCGCGGATCTTATGGACATTGTCGGCGGCGCAGAAGCGCTGAAAGGATAA
- a CDS encoding ATP synthase F0 subunit B, with protein sequence MIDLDISFFIQLANFIITLLVLNLLMFRPIREIIRRRAELMSDQLSKVENFNGQAATKVKDYEAALDSARKEGMEIRNDFKDQGAAQEQTLLAEAGKVAAATMKEARAEVAADKGAAMKVLGGEVEAFAQKVTAKVLG encoded by the coding sequence ATGATTGATTTAGATATTAGCTTTTTTATCCAGTTAGCGAACTTCATCATCACCCTTCTTGTTCTCAACCTTCTTATGTTTCGTCCTATCCGTGAAATCATCAGGAGACGCGCAGAGCTTATGAGCGATCAACTCTCCAAGGTGGAAAATTTCAACGGACAGGCTGCAACCAAGGTTAAGGATTACGAAGCTGCTCTGGACTCTGCCCGCAAAGAGGGAATGGAAATCCGGAACGACTTCAAAGATCAGGGAGCTGCTCAGGAACAAACATTGCTTGCCGAGGCCGGAAAAGTCGCAGCCGCGACTATGAAGGAAGCTCGCGCGGAGGTTGCAGCTGATAAAGGTGCAGCAATGAAAGTTCTTGGTGGCGAAGTTGAAGCTTTTGCTCAGAAGGTTACAGCCAAGGTTCTTGGCTAG
- the atpD gene encoding F0F1 ATP synthase subunit beta, with amino-acid sequence MSKVTGKIVQVIGAVVDVEFPEGQLPNILTAVEIDNPNNSDAPDLVCEVAQHLGDNVVRTIAMDATEGLVRGMEVVATGKSISVPVGDGVLGRILNVVGRPVDELGPIDAKESMSIHRAAPEFTEQSTKVELLETGIKVVDLLVPFPKGGKMGLFGGAGVGKTVILMEMINNIAKQHGGKSCFAGVGERTREGNDLYHEMKDAGVLEKSALVYGQMNEPPGARARVALTALTIAEYFRDVEGEDVLLFIDNIFRFTQAGSEVSALLGRMPSAVGYQPTLGTDLGGLQERITSTNKGSITSVQAVYVPADDLTDPAPATTFSHLDGTLVLSRQIAELGIYPAVDPLDSTSRILDPNILGAEHYNTAREVQMVLQKYKDLQDIIAILGMDELSDEDKQTVARARRIQRFLSQPFHVAEVFTGTPGVYVKLEDTVKAFRGILDGEYDSMAENSFYMVGAIEEAIEKEKNK; translated from the coding sequence ATGAGTAAAGTTACAGGTAAAATTGTTCAGGTTATCGGCGCGGTTGTTGACGTCGAATTTCCTGAAGGGCAATTGCCCAACATTCTGACTGCGGTCGAGATTGATAACCCGAACAACTCCGATGCACCTGATCTGGTGTGTGAGGTTGCACAGCACCTCGGTGACAATGTTGTTCGTACCATCGCTATGGACGCTACCGAAGGTCTCGTTCGCGGCATGGAAGTAGTTGCAACCGGTAAATCCATCTCCGTACCTGTCGGTGACGGCGTTCTCGGTCGTATCCTCAACGTTGTTGGTCGCCCTGTTGATGAACTGGGTCCCATCGACGCTAAAGAATCTATGTCTATTCACCGCGCTGCTCCGGAATTTACCGAGCAGTCCACCAAGGTTGAGCTGCTGGAAACCGGTATCAAGGTTGTTGACCTTCTCGTCCCCTTCCCCAAGGGTGGTAAGATGGGCCTCTTCGGCGGCGCAGGTGTTGGTAAAACCGTTATTCTGATGGAAATGATCAACAACATTGCGAAACAGCACGGTGGTAAATCTTGCTTCGCAGGTGTTGGTGAGCGTACCCGTGAAGGTAACGACCTCTACCATGAAATGAAAGACGCAGGCGTTCTTGAGAAGTCTGCTCTCGTATACGGCCAGATGAACGAACCTCCGGGAGCACGTGCTCGTGTTGCACTGACCGCTCTGACCATCGCTGAGTACTTCCGTGATGTAGAAGGTGAAGACGTTCTTCTCTTTATTGATAACATCTTCCGTTTCACCCAGGCAGGTTCCGAGGTATCCGCACTTCTCGGTCGTATGCCTTCCGCAGTTGGTTACCAGCCGACTCTCGGTACTGACCTTGGTGGACTCCAGGAACGTATTACCTCCACCAACAAAGGTTCCATTACCTCTGTTCAGGCTGTTTACGTCCCTGCGGATGACTTGACTGACCCCGCACCTGCTACCACCTTCTCTCACCTTGACGGTACTCTCGTTCTTTCCCGTCAGATTGCAGAGCTTGGTATTTACCCTGCGGTTGACCCTCTTGACTCCACCTCCCGTATTCTCGACCCCAACATTCTTGGTGCCGAGCACTACAACACTGCTCGTGAAGTTCAGATGGTTCTGCAGAAATACAAAGACCTTCAGGACATCATCGCCATTCTCGGTATGGACGAACTGTCCGACGAAGATAAGCAGACTGTTGCACGTGCACGCCGCATCCAGCGTTTCCTCTCCCAGCCCTTCCACGTTGCTGAAGTATTCACCGGTACCCCCGGCGTATACGTAAAGCTGGAAGATACTGTTAAGGCTTTCAGAGGAATCCTCGACGGCGAATACGATAGCATGGCTGAAAACTCTTTCTACATGGTTGGCGCAATCGAAGAAGCCATTGAAAAAGAGAAAAACAAATAG
- the glmU gene encoding bifunctional UDP-N-acetylglucosamine diphosphorylase/glucosamine-1-phosphate N-acetyltransferase GlmU produces the protein MNKSFACALVLAGGKGTRMHSDSPKVLKTLLGESMLYYVYKALKPALGEDVFTIVGFEAGQVESAFPDMKDRFVLQAEQLGTGHALQMGWDRIKDSGAEYCLVINGDTPLIQEQAVTDFLEAVKNDVADLSFMSITPDKPAAFGRVIRDKAGRVTAIVEAKDYDESVLGPASGEVNAGIYCLKISAVDSLLSKLTNNNKSGEYYITDLVDLAVECGMNVTAVNAGNSIDLMGINSPLELAKAESALRLRTAEKLLENGVTLHNWESVVVGPGVEIEPGAEITGPCEIYGSSKICRGAVLQSHVRIVDSFVESGAIIKAYSHLEEAQVGRDCMVGPYGRLRPGAVLEEESKVGNFVEVKKAVLGKGAKASHLTYLGDSEIGAGTNIGAGTITCNYDGVNKHKTVIGEGAFIGSNTALVAPVTIGKGALIGAGSTITKNVKDGDLGVARGRQVNISRTSKKS, from the coding sequence ATGAATAAATCATTTGCCTGCGCTCTTGTTCTCGCCGGAGGGAAGGGTACCCGCATGCATTCGGACAGCCCCAAGGTGCTTAAAACCTTACTCGGTGAGTCCATGCTCTACTATGTATATAAGGCCTTGAAACCTGCTCTTGGAGAGGATGTCTTTACCATTGTCGGGTTTGAAGCCGGACAGGTTGAGAGTGCTTTTCCCGACATGAAGGACCGTTTTGTCCTTCAGGCCGAACAGCTTGGAACCGGTCATGCCCTCCAGATGGGCTGGGATCGGATCAAAGATTCCGGTGCTGAATACTGCTTGGTTATTAATGGTGATACTCCGCTGATTCAGGAACAGGCCGTGACAGATTTTCTTGAAGCGGTTAAAAATGATGTTGCCGATCTTTCTTTTATGAGCATCACTCCTGATAAACCGGCTGCTTTTGGGCGTGTTATCCGCGATAAGGCCGGTCGGGTTACCGCCATCGTGGAAGCCAAGGATTATGACGAATCAGTACTCGGTCCTGCGAGCGGCGAAGTCAATGCCGGGATCTATTGTCTTAAAATCTCTGCTGTGGACAGCTTACTTAGTAAACTGACCAACAATAATAAGAGTGGTGAGTATTATATTACTGATCTTGTTGACCTTGCTGTGGAATGTGGCATGAACGTCACCGCAGTGAATGCCGGAAACTCCATTGATCTTATGGGGATTAATAGCCCGCTGGAGCTTGCCAAGGCAGAGTCGGCGCTTCGTTTGAGGACAGCTGAAAAGTTGCTTGAAAATGGGGTTACCCTGCACAATTGGGAATCGGTTGTAGTCGGTCCCGGTGTTGAAATTGAGCCGGGTGCTGAAATCACAGGGCCTTGCGAGATTTATGGTTCGTCAAAGATCTGTCGTGGTGCTGTACTTCAGTCACATGTGCGGATAGTGGACAGCTTTGTTGAATCCGGAGCAATAATTAAAGCATACAGCCACCTTGAGGAAGCTCAGGTTGGCCGTGACTGTATGGTCGGTCCATACGGACGTCTGCGCCCGGGTGCTGTTCTTGAGGAAGAGTCCAAGGTGGGCAACTTTGTAGAAGTAAAGAAGGCAGTTCTCGGTAAGGGAGCAAAGGCCAGCCACCTGACATACCTCGGAGACAGTGAAATCGGGGCAGGAACAAATATTGGAGCGGGTACTATCACCTGCAACTATGATGGGGTGAACAAACACAAAACCGTTATCGGTGAAGGTGCGTTCATCGGCAGTAATACTGCTTTGGTGGCCCCGGTGACTATAGGCAAAGGTGCCTTGATCGGAGCCGGTTCCACAATAACTAAGAATGTAAAAGATGGTGACCTCGGTGTCGCAAGAGGCAGGCAGGTCAACATTTCCCGGACTTCTAAGAAGTCTTGA
- the atpA gene encoding F0F1 ATP synthase subunit alpha yields MQIKAEEISKIIEDQIQNYESKVEMSETGTVLYVGDGIARVHGVENAMAMELLEFPGGLMGMVLNLEEDNVGVALLGDDTGIKEGDPVKRTGKLFSVPVGDAVMGRVVNPLGQPIDGLGPIEAKETRPVELKAPGIIARKSVHEPMYTGLKAIDAMTPIGRGQRELVIGDRQVGKTAICVDAILAQKDSGIHCFYVAIGQKKASVALVADILRKHGAMEYTTIISATASEPAPLQFISAYTGATMAEYYRDGGKHALIAYDDLSKQAVAYRQMSLLLRRPPGREAYPGDVFYLHSRLLERSCKVNDSLGAGSLTALPIIETQAGDVSAYIPTNVISITDGQVYLEPNLFNSGIRPAVNVGLSVSRVGGAAQIKAMKQVAGTLRLDLAQYRELAAFAAFGSDLDKATQQKLNRGARMVELLKQPQYKPMNVMEQVVSLYAGTRGYMDEVPVSAVRKYEDELQEFIANAKPEILEGIKTKGAIDDDIEGKLKAALEEFNKGFTA; encoded by the coding sequence ATGCAGATTAAAGCGGAAGAAATCAGCAAAATCATTGAAGATCAGATTCAGAATTATGAGTCTAAGGTCGAAATGAGCGAAACCGGTACCGTACTGTATGTTGGTGACGGTATTGCTCGTGTACATGGTGTTGAGAACGCAATGGCTATGGAACTCCTCGAGTTCCCCGGCGGCCTGATGGGCATGGTTCTCAACCTCGAAGAAGATAACGTCGGTGTTGCTCTCCTCGGTGACGACACAGGCATTAAAGAAGGTGACCCGGTAAAACGTACCGGCAAGCTCTTCTCCGTACCTGTTGGTGACGCTGTTATGGGTCGCGTTGTGAACCCTCTCGGACAGCCCATCGACGGTCTCGGACCTATTGAAGCAAAAGAAACCCGTCCTGTTGAGCTTAAAGCTCCCGGTATCATCGCACGTAAGTCCGTACATGAACCCATGTACACCGGTCTGAAGGCGATTGATGCGATGACTCCCATCGGACGTGGTCAGCGTGAGCTGGTTATTGGTGACCGTCAGGTTGGTAAGACCGCTATCTGCGTTGACGCAATTCTCGCTCAGAAAGATTCCGGTATCCATTGCTTCTACGTAGCTATCGGTCAGAAAAAAGCATCAGTTGCTCTTGTTGCTGACATTCTGCGTAAGCACGGTGCAATGGAATACACCACAATCATTTCTGCAACAGCATCTGAGCCTGCACCTCTGCAGTTTATTTCTGCATACACCGGTGCAACCATGGCTGAGTACTACCGTGACGGTGGTAAGCACGCCCTCATCGCTTACGATGACCTTTCCAAACAGGCTGTTGCTTACAGACAGATGTCTCTCCTGCTTCGTCGCCCTCCGGGACGTGAAGCATACCCCGGTGACGTTTTCTACCTGCACTCAAGGCTCCTCGAGCGTTCTTGTAAAGTAAATGATAGCCTCGGCGCCGGTTCTCTGACCGCACTGCCTATCATTGAAACTCAGGCAGGTGACGTATCCGCATACATCCCGACCAACGTTATCTCTATTACCGACGGTCAGGTTTACCTCGAGCCTAACCTCTTCAACTCCGGTATCCGTCCTGCTGTTAACGTAGGTCTGTCCGTATCCCGAGTTGGTGGTGCTGCTCAGATTAAAGCTATGAAGCAGGTTGCCGGTACTCTGCGTCTTGACCTCGCACAGTATCGTGAACTGGCAGCTTTCGCAGCTTTCGGTTCCGACCTCGATAAGGCCACTCAGCAGAAGCTGAACCGCGGTGCCCGCATGGTTGAGCTTCTTAAGCAGCCTCAGTACAAGCCCATGAACGTCATGGAGCAGGTTGTATCTCTGTACGCCGGTACCCGCGGCTACATGGATGAAGTTCCTGTTTCCGCAGTACGTAAATATGAAGATGAACTCCAGGAATTCATCGCTAACGCGAAGCCTGAAATTCTGGAAGGCATCAAGACTAAAGGCGCTATTGACGACGATATCGAAGGCAAGCTGAAGGCCGCTCTGGAAGAGTTTAATAAAGGTTTCACAGCTTAA
- the atpF gene encoding F0F1 ATP synthase subunit B has protein sequence MIMATTALSVLLAAGAAYASGGEGAHEIPWANFGWRVLNLILVLGILYKFAGEKIASLFKGRQAGIKQELNDLQSRKEAAEKKLRDVESSIANLEQEKDSILSEARSQGEAMKAAIIQKAEQTAEQIKAQAKVSAEQEVNVALDEMRAEMADKVIEAAEKIVKSKLTKAQHETLVDEYLTKVVL, from the coding sequence ATGATCATGGCAACAACCGCTCTTTCCGTACTGCTGGCAGCAGGCGCAGCCTATGCAAGTGGTGGAGAAGGGGCGCACGAGATTCCCTGGGCAAACTTCGGTTGGCGTGTACTTAACTTGATCCTCGTCCTCGGGATCCTTTACAAGTTTGCTGGCGAGAAAATCGCCTCTCTCTTTAAAGGACGCCAGGCAGGCATCAAACAGGAGCTAAACGATCTGCAGTCCCGCAAGGAAGCAGCAGAGAAAAAGCTCCGCGACGTCGAATCAAGTATTGCTAATCTGGAACAGGAAAAGGATTCCATCCTTTCCGAGGCCAGATCTCAGGGCGAGGCCATGAAGGCGGCGATCATCCAGAAAGCCGAGCAGACTGCCGAGCAGATCAAAGCTCAGGCCAAAGTCTCCGCAGAGCAGGAAGTAAACGTAGCACTGGACGAAATGCGTGCAGAAATGGCTGACAAAGTCATCGAAGCAGCTGAGAAAATCGTCAAGAGCAAGCTTACCAAAGCTCAGCACGAGACTCTGGTGGATGAATACTTAACAAAGGTGGTGCTCTAA
- a CDS encoding F0F1 ATP synthase subunit epsilon, whose product MASKLLLEIVTPDRKVLSQEVDYVGAPGIEGEFGIMANHIPFLSALGVGNLYFKEGNRTHYIFVSGGFAEVGNNKVTILAEVAEKAVEIDIARAQKAQEKAKARLAKAQDRIESARAQAALQRALARLSCKDAAQKAGTTTH is encoded by the coding sequence ATGGCTAGTAAGCTCCTTTTGGAAATCGTTACTCCTGATCGCAAGGTCCTTTCCCAGGAAGTCGACTATGTCGGCGCACCGGGAATTGAGGGTGAGTTTGGTATTATGGCCAATCACATACCCTTTCTTTCGGCTCTCGGCGTAGGTAACCTCTACTTTAAAGAAGGTAACCGCACTCACTATATCTTTGTTTCCGGCGGCTTTGCCGAAGTAGGAAACAATAAAGTGACCATTCTCGCTGAAGTTGCTGAAAAGGCCGTTGAGATCGACATCGCTCGGGCTCAGAAAGCTCAGGAAAAAGCGAAGGCTCGTTTGGCTAAAGCACAGGATCGCATTGAATCCGCTCGCGCGCAGGCCGCTCTCCAGAGAGCTCTTGCACGCTTAAGCTGCAAAGATGCGGCCCAGAAGGCCGGAACTACCACTCACTAG
- the rodA gene encoding rod shape-determining protein RodA yields the protein MSPIDRRLLIHMNWFLLGLAAMLFFVGVLNLYSASGFRLEQGMSVSSFYQKQLIWGLMGFAGMITFMLFDYRHLRTIAWPLFWVTVILLACVPVIGKTIYGARRWLDLGFFNFQPSEMAKITILVIGAKILSRSGDPLNLKSLAYVVGVGLIPAGMVITQPDLGSGLNILLILGGMILYRGLTPKLFKTLAIIGPCLIPIGWFFLHDYQKRRIVSFMNPASDPLGAGYHIIQSEIAIGSGRVWGKGFLGGTQSQLRFLPEKHTDFAIAVFGEEWGFAGAMALLSLFCVFLYQMVVTAREAKDLFGSYLAAGVFFYFFWQILINMGMVLGLMPVVGIPLPFISYGGSGTVVNLCLVGLVLNVSMRRYVFKQG from the coding sequence ATGTCTCCCATTGACCGCAGATTACTTATTCATATGAACTGGTTCCTGCTGGGACTGGCGGCAATGCTTTTCTTTGTCGGTGTCCTAAATCTTTATTCCGCCAGCGGGTTCAGGCTGGAGCAGGGCATGAGTGTAAGTTCCTTCTATCAGAAGCAGCTTATCTGGGGCCTGATGGGCTTCGCCGGAATGATCACTTTTATGCTTTTTGATTACCGGCACTTAAGGACTATTGCATGGCCTTTGTTCTGGGTGACCGTCATTCTGCTGGCCTGCGTTCCCGTAATTGGTAAGACCATTTACGGTGCCCGCCGTTGGCTTGATCTGGGTTTTTTTAATTTCCAGCCCAGTGAAATGGCTAAGATCACCATTCTGGTTATCGGGGCCAAGATTCTGTCACGCAGCGGTGATCCCCTGAATCTTAAGAGTCTCGCTTATGTCGTCGGTGTGGGGCTTATTCCCGCAGGTATGGTAATTACTCAGCCGGACCTTGGTTCTGGTCTGAACATCCTGCTTATTCTTGGCGGGATGATTCTTTATCGAGGACTTACTCCCAAGCTGTTTAAGACATTGGCAATTATAGGACCGTGCCTGATTCCGATCGGCTGGTTTTTTCTGCACGATTACCAGAAGCGGCGTATTGTTTCATTCATGAACCCGGCCAGCGATCCGCTGGGAGCGGGATATCATATCATCCAGTCGGAAATCGCTATCGGTTCCGGACGTGTCTGGGGTAAAGGATTTCTGGGCGGAACGCAGTCTCAGCTGCGGTTTCTGCCCGAAAAGCATACTGACTTCGCCATCGCTGTTTTCGGTGAGGAGTGGGGCTTTGCCGGAGCCATGGCTCTGCTTAGTCTTTTTTGTGTGTTTTTGTATCAAATGGTTGTGACAGCCAGAGAAGCAAAAGACCTGTTCGGAAGCTATCTTGCGGCAGGCGTATTCTTTTATTTCTTCTGGCAAATCCTTATCAATATGGGTATGGTCCTCGGACTAATGCCGGTAGTAGGCATCCCTTTACCATTCATCAGTTATGGCGGCAGTGGTACCGTCGTCAACCTTTGTCTCGTGGGGCTCGTTTTAAACGTTTCCATGAGGCGTTACGTATTTAAACAGGGGTAA